A genomic window from Macaca mulatta isolate MMU2019108-1 chromosome 19, T2T-MMU8v2.0, whole genome shotgun sequence includes:
- the ZNF83 gene encoding zinc finger protein 83 isoform X14 translates to MLERHESHDIEDFCFSETQKNVHDSQCRWRHDERHYKRVCVTYKESLIGRRDMHGRKDDVQNKPIKSQLGLNLQSHLPELQLFQAERKIYKYDHMEKSVNSSSLVSPPQGISSTVKTHVSHTHAYNFVDSLFTQKEKANIGTEHYKCNECGKSFHQGLHFTIHQIIHAEEKQLKCDICGKSFNKKSNLASHRRIHTGEKPYKCNECGKVFNNISHLAQHRRIHTGEKPYKCNECGKVFNQISHLAQHQRIHTGEKPYKCNECGKVFHQISHLAQHRTIHTGEKPYKCNKCGKVFSRNSYLIQHLIIHTGEKPYKCNECGKVFNHISHLAQHRRIHTGEKPYKCNECGKVFSHKSSLANHWRIHTGEKPYKCNECGKVFSRNSYLAQHLLIHTGEKPFKCDECNKAFSQNSHLVQHRRIHTGEKPYKCNECGKVFSQNSYLAYHRRIHTGEKPYKCNECGKVFSLNSSLAHHRKIHTGEKPYKCNECGKAFSVRSSLTNHHVTHTGEKPFKCNECGKLFRDSSYLIGHQRFHAGEKSNKCN, encoded by the coding sequence ATGTTGGAAAGACATGAAAGCCACGACATAGAAGATTTTTGCTTCAGTGAAACCCAGAAAAATGTACATGACTCTCAATGTCGGTGGAGACATGATGAAAGACATTACAAACGAGTGTGTGTGACCTATAAGGAAAGTCTCATTGGTAGAAGAGACATGCATGGTAGAAAGGATGATGTACAAAACAAGCCTATTAAAAGTCAACTTGGATTAAACTTACAGTCACACCTACCAGAACTGCAGCTATTTCAAgctgaaaggaaaatatataaatatgatcaCATGGAAAAATCTGTCAACAGTAGTTCCTTAGTTTCCCCACCCCAAGGTATTTCTTCTACTGTCAAAACCCACGTTTctcatacacatgcatataattTTGTGGATTCATTATTcacacaaaaagagaaagcaaacattGGGACAGAACACTACaaatgtaatgagtgtggcaagtCCTTTCACCAAGGCTTACATTTTACTATACATCAAATAATCCATGCTGAGGAGAAGCAGCTTAAATGTGATATATGTGGCAAGAGCTTCAATAAAAAATCAAACCTTGCAAGTCATcgaagaattcatactggagagaagccatATAAATGTAACGAATGTGGCAAGGTCTTCAATAATATTTCACACCTTGCACAGCATCGCAggattcatactggagagaaaccatataaatgtaatgaatgtggcaaggTCTTTAATCAAATTTCACACCTTGCACAACatcaaagaattcatactggagagaaaccttataaatgtaatgaatgtggaaagGTATTCCATCAAATTTCACACCTTGCACAACATCGGacaattcatactggagaaaaaccttacaaatgtaaCAAATGTGGCAAGGTGTTCAGTCGCAATTCCTACCTTATACAACATCTGAtcattcatactggagagaaaccctacaaatgtaatgaatgtggaaagGTCTTCAATCATATTTCACACCTTGCACAACATCggagaattcacactggagagaaaccctacaaatgtaacGAATGTGGCAAAGTCTTCAGTCACAAGTCATCCCTAGCAAATCACTGGAGGatccatactggagagaaaccttacaaatgtaatgaatgtggcaaggTCTTCAGTCGCAATTCATACCTTGCCCAACATCTGCTaattcatactggtgagaaaccttTTAAGTGTGATGAATGTAACAAAGCATTCAGTCAAAATTCACATCTTGTACAACATCgcagaattcatactggagagaaaccttacaaatgtaatgaatgtggcaaaGTCTTCAGTCAAAATTCATACCTTGCATATCATcggagaattcatactggagaaaagccttataaatgtaatgaatgtgggaaagtCTTCAGTCTGAACTCATCCCTAGCACATCATCGgaaaattcacactggagagaaaccttacaaatgtaatgaatgtggcaaagctttcagTGTACGTTCAAGCCTTACTAATCATCATGTGAcccatactggagagaaacctttcaaatgtaatgaatgtggcaaaCTCTTCCGCGACAGTTCATATCTTATTGGTCATCAGAGATTTCATGCCGGAGAGAAATCTAACAAATGTAATTAA